TTTGCGCCAGCCAAAATCTTCATAACCAGTCTCTATGTGAATTTGATTGTTTAGATTACGGGAACATCATGAAGGTGGACACCTCCGGAGCATCTGAGCAAACAGCTGCACAAGACAAGCTGCCATACGATGGTAATGGCGgtaccttttattttaaaagtaaacaatAGCTAAAGACAgctgtaaaaatacattttcatttttgggttATTCCTGGAGCAAAACTGTCTATTCCAACAAATATCTTGTTATAATAATTGTCTAATCTTGTACTTTACAAAATTATCCTCGTTAATTTTCATGCTCATGCTATATTAGGAATGGATGTGACAAAGTTAAATCAACCAGCTATAATGGTTGTTATTGGCCTGTTTTTCTCAATCAAAAGCACGTTTTCAGATTAACATTTTAAAGCACTCAAAAATACTGCTTATTCTTGAATTTTGGCTTGTTATTAGAATTCTATACAGGCAGGTTGTGTCATGGGCAAGGGGTGTCCAATCTAGGGGCCGTTTTGCTGGCAAATTTTAAGCTTTTTGGTAATCcttttgcatttgtgtgtgtatatatatatatatatatatatatatatatatatatatatatatatatatatatatatatatatatatatatatatataattattattattactgctttcaatatttttttaatcatgactAATAACATGCAGTACACGATACATTTCCAATTGATctcttttttcatgttttaaatacaaaaatagtagTAATGGGTcgtcaatgacattttttgcttttgctgcgggccaataaaaatCAGGCAGGGGAATGTAGCTTGGACACCACGGCTTTAGAAGGATAAATAAGGGAACATAAGGAAGTTACCTTGTTGTCTCTCTTTGAAGGTCCGCCAGCATCCCACACTTTGGCAAAAACAGACTTGGGCAGAGTGAACAATTACAAGCGCATAATCCAGAAGGTGGGAGCACAAAAGCGAATGGATCCTGCCATCATCGCTGCCATCATTTCCAGAGAGTCCAGGGGTGGAAACGGACTGAAGGATGGCTGGGGTGACCATGGAAATGCCTGGGGACTTATGCAGGTTAGTAGGAAATTGGTCAAGTAGTTGGCCACTCGGCAATGCTAATATGAAACACCGTTGTCGTTTATCTGTCAGATTTTGCTATAGATAAAAAAATTGCTACTTTGCGCTTGTGCGCTCTTATGTCATTTGGAATGTCCAAACTATTTCACAAAGGGCTGTAGTCCCTGTTTGGACACCCATGGTCTAGAACAGGGGTTCCCATtacgtagatcgccaaggaactattggtGGATGACACGACAATAACATTTGATCCCTCCCTTCTGTCcatttccttagctaggctcttgTGAATTTGGCAAGTCTGCAGTAAGCTTTAGTGTGAatcgagagtggattttcactccCATTCTCTGCTGCTCTCATACATTCTGATAGTCTAATGCGAGGTATTCAGAGTAACTGATTAATGTCATGGGGGGAGTGGACTGAATATAATCAATCTATTATTGCATGGAGTGCTGGGAGCATTATTTGATAGGGTGCAGTGGAACCATCAAAATATGTTTCCACATAAACAACAGCAAGATTTATTCACTTAGCAATTAGACGGTACCAACCATCATGAACGCAGCTGTAGGAAAATGAACGCAGCTGTAGGAAAACAGTGGTAGCAAAATTTGACATGTTGCAAAATCCGATACACGAAAAGCTATGGTAGGAAAATCGGATCAGGGAACAAAATCAGACAGAACACGGTCATTCTATTTGACTGCGATACATGCAGGTTGATAAGCGGTACCACACACCTAGAGGTGGATCGGAGAGCGAGGACCACCTCAGCCAAGCCACAGGCATCTTGATTGATCTCATCCGCCTTATCAAGAATAAATTCCCGAGTTGGACTGCAGAGCAGCAACTCAAAGGTTTGCTTGTCAACTCTCCAAAGACACACGCAGCCATCTTTAGGCTAATTTTTGAAAATTTTGCAGGCGGGATTGCGGCCTACAACATTGGTCCCGACCGCGTGAAATCCTATGAAGCGATGGACGTGTTCACTACAGCTAAAGACTACTCCGGTGACGTCGTTGCCAGAGCCCAGTGGTACAAAAGAAATggtttttaatgtaaaacaatTGTTAAGAAATCAATAAACAACTAAACcaggactgtttttttcttattctaaaagtcacacaaaaaatagtgtgacacccctgctctagatgcTAGGCAATCCTTATTTATATGTACAAACTTTTCATTTCTGGGAAAAAGCTCATTAGGTAAAATAGGCTCATTTTAAAAGCTGACTACAGACAGCTTTTCGACTATAACTCTGAGAACTTTGTCAATTCCATCAACCTTCCGTGCCATATGAAGTCTGCACAATCCATTTTTTGGTGGTTTGTAAGTCAATATCCTGAAATACATTTGCGCCTCATTTAGAGTTGCCGGTGAGCTTCTGTGACCACCCATGTATCGAAGGATTCCAGGGGGATGTGACAAAGGCTTGTGTACTGCGTCAATGTTGGGCGCACTGGTGCTGCCAGAGGTCCGCTGGCTCCTGGAAGCAGAAGAGGCAGCCAGGGCAGCGGTGAGGCCAGCCACCGCGGTGCTTGCGAGTGTGTGTGATCAGATTGGTGCTCTGGCTGAAGCCTTTGCCGCATATGTGACACAGGTGGGGCTTCTCGCCTGACACAGAAAAAGATAAACTCTTGACCAGAGGAGTCAAACATATGGCCTACGGGTATGTTCTGCCCGACAGACACTTTCTagttcattcatactgtacatagagaagcaaatgttttttttcccggtcACGGTTTCCGTAAAACTAGAATTTTGTGAATTGTGAGGTTGAGGGTGTGGACTACTGCACTTTGCTAAATTTCTTGCCCGTAGTCACATTCATTCTTTCGTGCCCTGAAGTCAAAATAGCgccgtaaatggcagccaatgagttaacaaggaaacGTAAAATGCTCTgaaagtaacctggaaatgtccaaaaatcatcagaaagtgACCAACCTACAGGGATAAGCCCTTAAAACTGCCCAAAAtaggaaataatccaaaatgtacaataaCTGATTTATAAGTATACTccaaaatgacaaggaagtgatgcaaaattaacTAATTGCTTGCCATTGGCAaaagatagatgtccaattcaataAAACaagctgtggatgctcatctttcagcgccattgacatCAAGTGCCATCAGTGGCGGCCAGGAAGTTAACATTAttagccaaaaataaaatataggcatgaatgtggcccagTGCGGTGAAAAAGTTGCTGCATTTCAGTCGCTTTGTGGCTTCTCATGAAAAATGCATttgcttcccttttgtttaggAACAGTCCTGAAGTACAGACACTTTTTCCAGGCTGTTCCAGCGGCGTGTGAGCGGAGCAAGCGGAACGGACGTCGGCGCCACAACcaaggtaaaaaacaaacacaaaaaacaaagctttagaacaggggtcttcCAACTCCGGTCCTGGAGATCCCCTgtcatccagtctgttttccatgtctccctccaccaacacatggagggagggagatatagaaaacagactggatgcaACCCCCCCTAGGACaggagttggagacccctgctttagaaagACATGGAAAAGAATCATAATCAgacattttttaattctttttttttctttctccagtaTAGAAAATGTACATCAGAAAAATAGCCTCCTGGCACGGCATAAAAAAGGGGGCTCCAGTTGGGGGCTCCTAAGTGGCCGAGGCTTTGTCCCTGTTGACGAAGAGGGTCTCCTGGCAGAATGGGTTGACCAGGACCACGCCGTAGTCGCCATTGGGCGGGAGGCAGCTGTCGTGCTCCTGAAATGGCGTTTGTGTCATTTACTTTCAAAGCCTTACtacataaatggttgtttttatttaaggaaaagactcggtctttttattttttaaatagaaaattgttcattcattttctatattgtGTGTCCTTGCTTGCTGGAAAAGTGGGTGCGCTTTGTGGTGCAGaggttcatttgcctgactgccatgcaggcaagtgtggttcaaatcctggtgtggtgtcattttcccttaaatagagacgaccgtgtgtagtcaagggtttccaaaaacaataaggtaaggtgtggccacttcatggtgtagaggttcg
The Stigmatopora argus isolate UIUO_Sarg chromosome 7, RoL_Sarg_1.0, whole genome shotgun sequence DNA segment above includes these coding regions:
- the LOC144077927 gene encoding lysozyme g-like, with amino-acid sequence MDYGNIMKVDTSGASEQTAAQDKLPYDGPPASHTLAKTDLGRVNNYKRIIQKVGAQKRMDPAIIAAIISRESRGGNGLKDGWGDHGNAWGLMQVDKRYHTPRGGSESEDHLSQATGILIDLIRLIKNKFPSWTAEQQLKGGIAAYNIGPDRVKSYEAMDVFTTAKDYSGDVVARAQWYKRNGF